A genomic window from Pirellulaceae bacterium includes:
- the atpG gene encoding ATP synthase F1 subunit gamma yields the protein MAKARALDKRRKSIRNIRKITRTMELIATARFKKAMDRATAATAYTERITAIVADLARAGLEVSHPLLEPRDEPKSAVLLVLTANRGLCGGYNGNAQRLGMARWKQMQEEFPKCHLEISGKRGISGFRYRNIEPDESYTHFEDKTSYEEVETLANRYLDDYIAGKLDRLDIVYTQFETVARQKPVVETLLPLGGLEGSGEDQEEAADSLYEFLPSAESILEEIVPTSFKIKLFKCFLDAAVSEQISRMVAMKGATENAGDLIKQLSMTYNRARQSQITGEIMEIIGGVEALNK from the coding sequence ATGGCCAAGGCTCGAGCCCTTGATAAACGTCGCAAGTCGATTCGAAACATTCGCAAGATCACCCGCACGATGGAGTTGATTGCCACGGCGCGGTTCAAGAAAGCGATGGATCGTGCCACGGCTGCTACCGCCTATACCGAACGGATCACTGCAATTGTCGCCGATTTAGCACGTGCTGGGTTGGAAGTCAGTCATCCACTGCTTGAGCCTCGTGACGAACCTAAGTCGGCCGTTTTGTTGGTTCTAACCGCGAACCGCGGCCTTTGTGGCGGCTACAACGGAAATGCACAACGGCTGGGGATGGCACGCTGGAAACAGATGCAGGAAGAGTTTCCGAAATGCCACCTTGAGATTTCCGGGAAGCGAGGGATTTCTGGATTTCGGTACCGGAACATCGAACCTGACGAGTCCTACACCCATTTCGAGGATAAGACGAGCTACGAAGAAGTCGAGACACTCGCCAATCGCTATCTTGACGATTACATTGCGGGAAAGCTTGACCGGCTCGATATCGTCTACACGCAATTCGAGACCGTGGCGCGTCAAAAACCCGTCGTGGAAACACTCCTGCCGCTCGGTGGGCTGGAAGGGTCGGGTGAAGACCAGGAAGAGGCGGCGGACTCCTTGTACGAGTTCCTGCCATCGGCCGAAAGCATTTTAGAGGAAATCGTACCAACGAGCTTCAAGATCAAGCTCTTCAAGTGTTTTCTTGATGCAGCTGTCAGTGAGCAAATCTCGCGAATGGTCGCCATGAAGGGTGCCACCGAGAACGCCGGCGATCTGATTAAACAGCTCTCAATGACCTACAACCGTGCTCGGCAGTCTCAAATTACTGGCGAGATTATGGAAATCATCGGTGGTGTCGAGGCACTTAACAAGTAA
- the atpD gene encoding F0F1 ATP synthase subunit beta codes for MATATSNVGKITQVIGSTFDAQFPEDQMPSIYNAVKIVSDQKGVSLNLTGEVQQHLGGGRVRCVALGSTDGMVRGQDCIDTGASVSVPVGDATLGRVFNLLGEPVDGGGEVQTEERWPIHRDPPKVEELSTKTELFETGIKVVDLLTPFVRGGKAGLFGGAGLGKTVILTELIARIASAHGGYSVFAGVGERTREGTDLWLEMQDAKIGDTGRSVIEQTCMVFGQMNEPPGARLRVALSALTMAEYFRDTTGKDTLLFVDNIFRFSQAGSEVSALLGRMPSAVGYQPTLATEMGALQERITSTDKGAITSVQAVYVPADDPTDPAPATAFGQLDAFIYLERSISEKGIYPAIDPLASSSRILDPQYVGDRHYAIARRVQTTLQRYRELQDIIAILGVDELSEEDKLIVHRARRIERFLSQPFLVAEVFTGKPGEITSLEDTIRSFEELCDGKWDHLPEQAFMYIGSIEQAEEQAKKMQEEA; via the coding sequence ATGGCAACTGCAACTTCCAACGTTGGAAAGATCACCCAGGTCATTGGCTCGACATTTGATGCTCAGTTCCCCGAAGATCAGATGCCTTCAATCTACAACGCGGTGAAAATCGTCAGCGATCAAAAGGGCGTGTCGTTGAATCTGACTGGAGAGGTGCAACAGCATCTCGGGGGTGGCCGGGTCCGTTGTGTTGCTTTAGGTAGCACTGACGGTATGGTCCGCGGTCAAGACTGCATTGATACGGGAGCTTCCGTATCGGTTCCTGTTGGCGATGCGACGCTGGGGCGTGTATTCAACTTGCTCGGTGAACCGGTTGACGGTGGGGGTGAGGTGCAGACCGAAGAACGCTGGCCAATTCACCGTGATCCCCCAAAGGTTGAAGAGCTGTCGACCAAGACTGAGCTCTTTGAGACTGGAATCAAGGTTGTTGACCTCCTCACACCGTTTGTGCGTGGTGGTAAAGCCGGGTTATTCGGTGGAGCCGGTCTGGGAAAGACGGTGATTTTGACGGAGCTAATCGCTCGGATTGCTTCGGCTCACGGCGGTTATTCAGTGTTTGCCGGCGTGGGAGAACGAACCCGTGAAGGAACGGACCTCTGGTTGGAAATGCAGGATGCCAAGATCGGTGATACGGGCCGCAGCGTCATCGAACAAACCTGTATGGTCTTTGGCCAAATGAATGAGCCGCCGGGTGCACGCTTGCGTGTTGCTCTGTCTGCCTTGACGATGGCCGAATACTTCCGCGATACGACAGGGAAAGATACCCTGCTGTTTGTTGATAACATTTTCCGCTTCTCGCAAGCGGGTAGTGAGGTCTCCGCTCTGCTCGGTCGCATGCCGTCGGCCGTGGGATATCAGCCCACCCTGGCTACCGAAATGGGAGCTCTGCAAGAGCGAATTACCTCGACCGATAAGGGGGCCATTACCTCCGTGCAGGCCGTTTACGTGCCGGCCGATGATCCGACCGATCCGGCACCCGCGACCGCCTTTGGACAGCTGGACGCCTTTATTTATCTGGAACGATCGATTTCGGAAAAAGGAATTTATCCGGCGATCGACCCGTTGGCTTCGTCCAGTCGTATTCTGGATCCTCAGTATGTGGGGGATCGTCATTACGCAATCGCACGACGTGTCCAAACGACGTTACAACGCTATCGTGAGCTTCAGGACATCATCGCCATTCTTGGTGTTGATGAATTGAGCGAAGAAGACAAATTAATCGTGCATCGAGCTCGACGGATCGAACGCTTCCTGTCCCAGCCGTTCCTTGTAGCGGAAGTCTTTACAGGAAAGCCAGGTGAAATCACCTCGCTGGAGGACACGATTCGCAGCTTCGAAGAGTTGTGCGACGGTAAGTGGGATCACCTTCCTGAACAGGCCTTCATGTATATCGGCTCGATTGAACAAGCCGAAGAGCAGGCTAAGAAAATGCAGGAAGAGGCCTAG
- a CDS encoding elongation factor G, with protein sequence MAKAKVADIRNVAFCGHGSAGKTTLVDKILIKSGAVSGQPSVDDGTSICDFDAEEKTHKYTVEASVVHFTHDGKEYNAIDTPGYPDFIGQTIGALRGVDNAAIVINAHSGIEVNTRRVFDEAGKAKLGRVIIINKLDDENIDFPGLISSIQKLWGTKCALLTIPIGLGDQLKGVVNTLKPVGDASGALVDPDEIREPLIESIIEVDEEVMERYFEGTQPTEEELSRLIVQAVGEGSLVPILCCSGKMDIGVSEMLDAINMCCLSPADVARTALKDGEEIELSCDPDGPLVGQVFKTRIDPFVQKLSFIRIFSGTLKKDETVPASSARKGVKIGQLLKVQASETAPVDSAGPGDIVAVAKMDDLHTGAMIGEFEISEISFPMPMVGLAVSPKSRGDETKLSGALNKVVEEDPTFHLDRGGQTKELVMTGMSELHLSVIQERLSRRDKLEVETKEPKIPYRETIQADSAGSYRHKKQSGGRGQFGEVHIRMWPLPRDVNLEEYITKDRFPQLKDYHYNEKNNFLWVDSVVGGVIPGNFMPAIAKGFHERMERGVIAGYNVQDVCIEVHFGKHHPVDSSETAFKMAASMAFRNIFQESKPSLLEPVVKMAITVPEDHVGDVYSDMSGRRGRVLGSDAAGGNLQTVHAEVPLAEVTTYARSLSSMTGGQGSYTMEFDHYDVVPPNVQQDILAKAKMQEEEEDE encoded by the coding sequence ATGGCGAAAGCAAAAGTCGCGGACATTCGAAACGTTGCATTTTGCGGTCATGGATCAGCTGGAAAGACCACTCTGGTCGACAAGATTTTGATCAAGTCCGGCGCCGTCAGCGGCCAGCCAAGTGTCGACGACGGAACCAGCATTTGCGACTTCGATGCCGAAGAAAAGACCCACAAATACACGGTCGAGGCGTCCGTCGTCCATTTCACTCATGACGGAAAAGAATATAACGCGATCGACACCCCCGGTTATCCCGATTTCATTGGGCAAACGATCGGGGCTTTGCGTGGTGTCGACAACGCGGCCATCGTTATCAACGCTCACTCAGGTATCGAAGTCAACACGCGCCGAGTATTTGATGAAGCTGGCAAAGCGAAATTGGGCCGCGTCATCATCATTAATAAGCTGGACGATGAGAACATTGATTTTCCCGGCCTGATCAGCAGCATTCAGAAATTGTGGGGAACGAAATGTGCATTGCTCACGATTCCCATCGGTCTGGGAGATCAGCTAAAGGGAGTCGTGAATACCCTGAAGCCAGTCGGTGACGCCAGCGGCGCGTTAGTCGATCCCGATGAAATTCGTGAACCGCTGATTGAGTCGATCATCGAGGTCGACGAGGAGGTGATGGAACGTTACTTTGAGGGCACCCAACCCACGGAGGAGGAGCTGTCGCGTTTGATTGTGCAAGCTGTCGGGGAGGGCTCCTTGGTCCCGATTCTTTGCTGTTCCGGCAAAATGGACATCGGCGTCTCGGAAATGCTTGACGCGATTAACATGTGCTGCTTGTCTCCAGCTGACGTTGCCAGAACGGCCCTGAAAGATGGAGAAGAAATCGAGCTCAGCTGCGATCCGGACGGGCCTCTGGTCGGGCAAGTCTTCAAAACGCGTATCGACCCGTTCGTACAAAAACTCAGCTTCATTCGGATCTTCAGCGGTACGCTTAAAAAAGATGAGACAGTCCCCGCGTCCTCAGCGCGTAAAGGAGTGAAGATTGGACAGTTATTGAAAGTCCAAGCATCCGAAACGGCTCCCGTCGACAGTGCCGGCCCGGGGGACATTGTGGCCGTTGCAAAAATGGATGATCTGCATACGGGGGCAATGATCGGTGAATTCGAAATTTCGGAAATCAGCTTCCCCATGCCAATGGTCGGACTTGCGGTGAGCCCCAAGAGTCGCGGCGACGAAACCAAGTTATCTGGTGCACTCAATAAAGTTGTCGAAGAAGATCCAACCTTCCACCTGGACCGTGGTGGTCAGACGAAAGAGTTGGTGATGACGGGTATGAGTGAACTACACTTGTCGGTCATCCAAGAACGTTTGTCCCGACGGGACAAGCTAGAAGTCGAAACCAAAGAACCTAAAATACCCTATCGCGAAACAATTCAGGCCGATTCAGCAGGTAGCTACCGTCATAAGAAGCAATCAGGAGGCCGGGGACAGTTTGGTGAAGTGCACATTCGAATGTGGCCGCTCCCTCGTGACGTGAATCTCGAGGAATACATCACCAAGGATCGATTTCCGCAACTCAAAGATTATCACTACAACGAGAAAAACAATTTCTTGTGGGTCGACTCGGTCGTCGGTGGCGTGATTCCCGGTAACTTCATGCCAGCCATTGCCAAAGGTTTTCATGAACGCATGGAACGGGGTGTCATCGCGGGATACAACGTGCAGGATGTCTGCATCGAAGTCCACTTTGGAAAACATCACCCTGTGGACAGTTCGGAAACGGCCTTCAAAATGGCGGCCTCCATGGCATTCCGGAACATATTCCAAGAGTCCAAGCCCAGCCTACTGGAACCGGTCGTAAAAATGGCGATCACAGTCCCAGAAGACCATGTGGGGGACGTTTACAGTGACATGTCAGGACGGCGAGGACGAGTGCTTGGCAGCGATGCGGCCGGAGGGAATCTCCAAACGGTCCACGCGGAAGTTCCACTCGCCGAGGTCACAACCTATGCTCGTAGCCTTTCAAGTATGACGGGCGGGCAGGGCAGTTACACGATGGAATTCGACCACTACGATGTGGTACCTCCCAACGTTCAGCAAGACATCTTGGCGAAAGCCAAGATGCAGGAAGAAGAAGAAGACGAATAA
- the atpA gene encoding F0F1 ATP synthase subunit alpha — MKFNADEIASVIQQEIEHFKDQVDVREVGTVLEVGDGIARVYGLSGVMAGEMVEFPNGVTGLAFNLEENSVGVIILGDYLQINEGDEVRSLGRLLSVPVGESLVGRVVDPLGNPLDGLGPIDTNERRFVEDAAPGVADRQPVCEPLQTGIKAIDAMTPIGRGQRELIIGDRKTGKTAIAIDAILNQKNTGVKCFYVAIGQKDSSVAGVVETLRQLGAMEYTTVIVSGASTPAPLQYVAPYAGTAMAEHFMYQGEHALIIYDDLSKQAAAYRELSLLMRRPPGREAYPGDVFYCHSRLLERSSKLSDDKGGGSLTSLPIIETLEGEVSAYIPTNVISITDGQIYLQPDLFFAGIRPAMNAGISVSRVGGAAQIKAMKKVAGGLRLDLAAFRELEAFAQLGTELDAATQSQLDRGYRMVELLKQPQYKPLNEIDQVLSIFAGTQGYLDSIPIPEVASWEEEFLEHIHGTYQQLWDKLASEKNLSGELDAEIRRVIEDFNKQFMASLEANASS; from the coding sequence ATGAAGTTTAATGCGGATGAGATTGCATCGGTCATTCAGCAAGAGATCGAGCATTTTAAAGATCAAGTTGACGTGCGCGAGGTCGGCACCGTTCTCGAAGTCGGGGACGGTATCGCTCGTGTCTACGGTCTCTCTGGTGTTATGGCCGGTGAGATGGTTGAGTTTCCCAACGGCGTGACCGGGCTGGCGTTCAACCTCGAAGAGAATAGCGTTGGTGTGATTATTCTGGGGGATTACCTACAGATCAACGAGGGCGATGAAGTTCGAAGTCTCGGGCGATTGCTGTCGGTACCTGTGGGGGAATCGCTCGTTGGTCGTGTCGTGGATCCACTCGGCAATCCGTTGGATGGTTTGGGTCCAATTGACACGAACGAGCGCCGTTTTGTCGAAGATGCGGCACCGGGTGTGGCGGATCGGCAGCCAGTTTGCGAGCCACTGCAAACTGGGATTAAGGCGATTGATGCGATGACTCCGATCGGTCGTGGACAACGCGAATTGATCATTGGTGATCGCAAAACGGGTAAGACGGCGATCGCGATTGATGCGATCCTCAATCAAAAGAATACCGGTGTAAAATGCTTCTATGTGGCGATCGGTCAAAAAGACTCGTCGGTCGCCGGCGTGGTGGAGACCTTGAGGCAACTTGGTGCGATGGAGTACACCACCGTGATTGTGTCGGGCGCTAGTACCCCTGCCCCGCTGCAATACGTGGCACCCTATGCGGGTACGGCCATGGCCGAGCATTTTATGTATCAAGGCGAGCACGCTTTGATCATTTATGACGATCTTTCCAAACAAGCTGCGGCCTATCGCGAACTCTCATTGTTGATGCGACGGCCACCAGGGCGTGAAGCTTATCCCGGTGACGTGTTTTACTGTCACAGTCGATTATTGGAGCGTTCTTCCAAGCTCTCCGACGACAAAGGTGGTGGCTCGCTGACTTCACTGCCAATTATTGAGACGCTGGAAGGTGAGGTTTCGGCTTACATTCCGACAAACGTGATTTCGATCACCGATGGTCAGATTTATCTTCAGCCTGATTTGTTCTTTGCCGGGATTCGTCCGGCGATGAACGCCGGTATCTCGGTTTCTCGCGTGGGTGGTGCAGCTCAAATCAAAGCGATGAAGAAGGTCGCTGGGGGTTTGCGATTGGACTTGGCCGCCTTCCGGGAATTGGAAGCGTTCGCGCAACTTGGTACTGAATTGGATGCAGCGACACAGTCACAGCTTGATCGTGGTTATCGCATGGTCGAGTTACTGAAACAGCCGCAGTATAAACCGCTCAATGAAATTGATCAGGTACTGAGTATTTTTGCGGGTACACAGGGTTACTTGGATTCCATCCCGATTCCAGAGGTTGCGAGCTGGGAAGAGGAGTTCTTGGAGCACATCCATGGCACCTACCAGCAGCTGTGGGACAAGCTTGCCAGCGAAAAGAACCTGAGCGGCGAACTGGACGCGGAGATTCGACGCGTCATCGAAGATTTCAACAAACAGTTCATGGCCTCCCTGGAAGCGAATGCTTCGAGCTAG
- the hisH gene encoding imidazole glycerol phosphate synthase subunit HisH, whose product MIAIIDYEMGNLRSVQKGFERVGHSAVVTSDPQEIAAATKVVLPGVGAFQDAMAALRRRQLVQPICDQVEQGKPFLGICLGLQLLFDVSYENGEHEGLGLLPGKVTRFELPDNYKVPHMGWNQVSIRRTAPILANIPSESFFYFVHSYYVVPTDTSCIAVETDYGSPFCSMIWRDNLFATQFHPEKSQRQGLQILQNFAELP is encoded by the coding sequence ATGATTGCGATTATCGACTATGAAATGGGTAACCTGCGTTCAGTCCAAAAGGGCTTCGAACGGGTCGGGCACTCGGCTGTCGTAACGAGTGATCCCCAGGAGATCGCGGCAGCTACCAAGGTTGTTTTGCCGGGAGTCGGCGCTTTTCAAGACGCGATGGCTGCGCTCAGGCGACGGCAACTGGTGCAACCCATCTGCGATCAAGTCGAGCAAGGCAAGCCTTTTCTGGGAATCTGCTTGGGCTTGCAATTGCTATTTGATGTTAGCTACGAGAATGGTGAACACGAGGGATTGGGGCTTTTGCCAGGCAAGGTCACGCGCTTCGAACTGCCTGACAACTATAAAGTTCCACACATGGGTTGGAATCAAGTTTCCATACGACGCACGGCCCCCATTCTCGCCAACATACCGTCAGAATCTTTTTTCTATTTCGTGCACTCCTATTACGTCGTACCGACTGACACCTCGTGTATTGCCGTCGAAACTGATTACGGAAGTCCCTTCTGTTCGATGATTTGGCGTGACAATCTTTTCGCCACGCAATTTCACCCCGAAAAAAGCCAGCGGCAGGGCTTGCAGATTCTGCAAAACTTTGCCGAACTCCCTTAG
- a CDS encoding shikimate kinase yields the protein MLISLTGYRGTGKTTVGQLLAERLGWRCVDTDAEVESLVGRPIRQIFDDEGEPRFRDLESQVVAQMARQHKLILALGGGTIIRPENRQILQVAGPVVWLRATAETIYQRITDDLLSDSQRPNLTQSGGFAEITQVLTERTPIYQASSDCIIDTDGRTPSEIVDDILKKLDVPSQNDPS from the coding sequence ATGCTGATATCACTCACGGGTTATCGAGGTACAGGCAAGACAACGGTGGGACAGCTACTCGCCGAACGTCTCGGGTGGCGTTGCGTCGACACAGATGCCGAAGTCGAGTCGTTAGTCGGTCGGCCAATTCGTCAAATCTTCGACGACGAGGGCGAGCCGCGTTTTCGGGATCTCGAGTCACAAGTCGTTGCTCAAATGGCGCGACAGCACAAGCTAATCTTGGCCCTCGGTGGCGGCACCATTATACGACCCGAAAATCGCCAGATATTGCAGGTTGCTGGCCCTGTCGTCTGGTTACGAGCCACCGCTGAGACAATTTATCAACGCATTACGGATGATCTCCTTTCCGATAGCCAACGTCCCAATCTCACTCAATCTGGCGGCTTCGCTGAGATCACACAAGTGTTAACCGAGCGTACACCGATCTATCAAGCAAGCTCAGATTGCATCATTGATACGGATGGACGAACCCCCAGCGAAATTGTCGACGATATCCTCAAGAAACTCGATGTTCCTTCTCAAAACGACCCTAGCTAA
- a CDS encoding serine acetyltransferase produces MASDFRLKEQLPKLTNQVVASYSEIGTINHLGHCPLPSYSIIISAIEDLREIIYPGYRRREGLHLGNISYHVGDLIDGLHDKLTNQIARALQHEERLQSKLEPSEEEHDFEAKGQAMAIMFLESLPRLRKLLATDVQAAFEGDPACRSRDEVIFCYPGLHAITVFRMAHELHRLGVPFIPRMMTEWAHKETGIDIHPGAQVGEYFFIDHGTGVVVGETCEIGDYVKLYQGVTLGALSFDTDSDGRLVRGMKRHPTIGDRVVVYANATVLGGKTHIGNDSVVGSSVWLTHSVEPHTTVVLEQPRLKMRADRPDELDASANYRI; encoded by the coding sequence ATGGCCTCCGACTTTCGACTCAAAGAACAACTTCCAAAGCTAACCAATCAAGTTGTCGCTTCCTATTCGGAAATCGGCACGATCAATCATTTGGGACATTGTCCCTTGCCGAGCTATTCGATCATCATCTCGGCAATTGAAGATCTGCGGGAAATAATCTATCCCGGCTACCGCCGTCGCGAAGGATTACATCTCGGCAACATTTCCTACCATGTGGGTGACTTGATCGACGGACTGCACGACAAACTCACCAATCAGATCGCAAGAGCTCTGCAGCACGAGGAACGCCTTCAATCGAAACTAGAACCAAGTGAAGAAGAGCATGACTTTGAAGCCAAGGGGCAGGCGATGGCGATCATGTTTCTAGAATCGCTGCCACGACTGCGAAAACTTTTGGCAACCGATGTGCAAGCGGCATTCGAAGGGGACCCTGCCTGCCGCAGTCGAGACGAGGTCATCTTCTGCTATCCAGGACTGCATGCGATCACGGTCTTTCGCATGGCGCATGAGTTGCATCGCCTAGGTGTTCCTTTCATTCCCCGCATGATGACCGAATGGGCCCACAAAGAAACGGGCATCGACATTCACCCAGGCGCGCAAGTGGGAGAATACTTTTTCATTGATCACGGAACGGGGGTAGTTGTCGGCGAAACGTGCGAAATTGGCGACTATGTCAAACTGTACCAGGGCGTGACACTCGGAGCTTTGAGCTTTGACACCGATTCCGACGGACGCCTGGTTCGAGGCATGAAGCGTCACCCCACAATCGGAGACCGGGTGGTGGTTTACGCGAACGCGACAGTGCTCGGTGGAAAAACACACATTGGTAATGATTCGGTGGTCGGTTCTAGCGTCTGGTTAACTCACAGCGTCGAGCCTCACACGACCGTGGTGCTCGAACAACCAAGGTTGAAGATGCGTGCGGACCGTCCCGATGAACTGGATGCCTCGGCGAACTACCGCATCTAA
- a CDS encoding A24 family peptidase, with amino-acid sequence MPLELVAIALISLFIGGQINRGIYRLAWHKRTISPWSKPPAQTAPRTALDRIPILGWWRLRRESSLHGEGFWLRPMVIELGLAAGLVTLYWLEMQRGLYPLGSLPIADSVIRAQFLSHAILICFMTVATFIDLDEQTIPDEITIPGTLIGLLLAAVLPISLLPAWSELPPPIVTSPLWLSQPNPWPADLQGAKGLSIGLACIVGWWYAMLPKTLWYRSGSRKFVRYLLASIGRHRGTLLMTGLALATSAASVAVWWRGGLAWQGLLTSLVGMAAGGSVIWLVRIVASLALGQEAMGFGDVTLMGMIGAFVGWQPSLIIFFLAPFAGVIIAISQWILTQRKDIAYGPFLSLATILLILFWPAIWNRWGIPVFAMGWFVPLVFGVCLILLGILLVLIRAVRPR; translated from the coding sequence ATGCCCTTGGAACTTGTCGCCATTGCCTTGATCTCGCTTTTCATAGGCGGACAAATCAATCGTGGGATTTATCGTCTGGCGTGGCACAAGCGAACGATCAGCCCTTGGTCCAAACCACCGGCCCAGACAGCTCCACGAACAGCTCTCGATCGTATCCCGATTCTTGGCTGGTGGCGGTTACGCCGCGAGTCAAGCCTTCATGGCGAGGGATTCTGGCTGCGGCCGATGGTTATCGAACTCGGATTGGCCGCTGGATTGGTTACCCTGTATTGGCTTGAGATGCAACGAGGGCTGTATCCCTTGGGCTCCCTACCGATTGCAGATTCGGTTATCCGTGCTCAGTTTCTCAGCCATGCTATCTTGATCTGCTTCATGACCGTCGCGACTTTTATCGACTTGGACGAACAAACGATTCCCGACGAAATCACGATTCCCGGCACCTTAATCGGTTTGCTACTTGCGGCCGTGCTGCCCATTAGTCTGTTACCAGCTTGGAGTGAGTTGCCCCCTCCCATTGTCACATCCCCCTTGTGGCTCAGCCAACCGAATCCATGGCCGGCCGATTTGCAAGGCGCCAAAGGTTTAAGCATTGGCTTGGCCTGCATCGTCGGATGGTGGTACGCAATGCTGCCCAAAACACTCTGGTATCGGAGCGGCTCCAGGAAGTTTGTTCGCTATTTGCTCGCCAGCATCGGTCGTCACCGTGGCACACTACTCATGACCGGCTTGGCCTTGGCGACATCCGCCGCCAGCGTCGCCGTCTGGTGGCGGGGCGGGCTCGCTTGGCAAGGCCTGCTGACATCTCTGGTGGGAATGGCGGCCGGCGGTAGCGTCATCTGGCTGGTCCGCATCGTCGCTAGTCTTGCACTTGGGCAAGAGGCAATGGGATTTGGAGATGTCACTTTGATGGGCATGATCGGTGCCTTCGTTGGCTGGCAACCGTCCCTGATCATTTTTTTCCTCGCACCTTTCGCGGGGGTCATCATCGCTATTTCCCAGTGGATTTTGACCCAGCGTAAAGATATTGCCTATGGTCCCTTCCTCAGCCTGGCAACCATTCTCTTAATTCTCTTCTGGCCAGCCATTTGGAACCGCTGGGGTATCCCAGTCTTTGCGATGGGATGGTTCGTCCCGCTGGTGTTTGGCGTCTGCTTGATTCTGCTCGGGATCCTGTTAGTCCTGATTCGAGCGGTACGCCCCCGCTAG
- a CDS encoding OmpA family protein produces MPKQMILRVLNRILVSRRMRAQLAVCVIFTMLGFIGCNQNQGGQTPATPYSGVNTFGTAAPSSSYAADMQAKANEQVRLANEQQRQLETMRQQQARTESQLAALQKQQQQAKTDISNDQKAQEVMLADQAREALGRYDELGRRAKSLDQRNQDLYADFSQVQQRVQLLEDQNNLLQQRLKETSNQLANALKTSEEASDKYDSLLTSSQRRSGAAITANNSYRKSLTAVTVEGLNVRQDGDLVRIEIPTDRLFASDGASLRPDANLVINQVSDAILRNYPRQVVGIEAHAESEPTSATGWRSAHQLTAAQAMVVFEAISAQHQSLKSQLFVLGHGTNYPLASNATVTGQSKNRRVEIVVYPQTAGNR; encoded by the coding sequence ATGCCTAAGCAGATGATCTTGCGAGTTCTAAATCGAATACTCGTCTCCCGCCGCATGCGTGCCCAACTTGCGGTGTGTGTCATTTTCACGATGCTTGGCTTCATCGGTTGCAATCAAAATCAAGGCGGCCAAACGCCTGCGACTCCCTACTCGGGTGTCAATACATTTGGCACTGCCGCACCCTCTTCGTCCTACGCTGCAGACATGCAGGCCAAGGCAAACGAACAAGTGCGCCTCGCCAATGAGCAACAACGACAGCTTGAAACAATGCGTCAACAGCAAGCGCGAACAGAATCCCAACTGGCCGCACTGCAAAAACAACAACAGCAAGCAAAAACTGACATAAGCAACGATCAAAAAGCACAAGAAGTCATGCTCGCCGACCAGGCACGTGAAGCGTTGGGGCGATATGATGAACTTGGACGTCGTGCCAAGAGTTTGGATCAGCGCAACCAAGATCTCTACGCAGATTTTTCTCAAGTTCAACAGCGTGTTCAGTTGCTGGAAGACCAAAACAATCTCTTACAACAACGCCTTAAAGAAACCTCCAATCAATTAGCTAACGCGTTAAAAACGTCGGAAGAAGCGAGCGACAAATACGATTCCTTACTGACTTCTTCGCAGCGACGCAGCGGGGCAGCAATCACTGCCAATAACAGCTACCGCAAGAGTTTGACCGCAGTGACTGTGGAGGGGCTTAACGTTCGACAGGACGGTGACTTGGTCCGCATCGAAATCCCGACCGATCGACTCTTTGCAAGTGACGGCGCTTCTCTGCGACCCGATGCCAATCTCGTGATTAATCAGGTTTCCGATGCGATTTTGCGTAACTACCCACGACAGGTGGTGGGCATCGAAGCTCATGCCGAATCAGAACCAACTAGCGCGACCGGCTGGCGAAGCGCTCACCAACTCACAGCTGCCCAAGCCATGGTGGTTTTTGAGGCAATTAGTGCTCAACATCAGTCACTTAAATCGCAACTCTTCGTCCTCGGGCACGGAACGAATTACCCGCTCGCCTCGAATGCCACTGTCACCGGTCAATCTAAGAATCGGCGCGTAGAAATCGTCGTTTATCCACAAACGGCCGGCAATCGCTAA
- the atpC gene encoding ATP synthase F1 subunit epsilon: protein MAELQCVVVTPEETAVEQVASFVVVPLFDGELGIGVGHSPMIGRLGYGEMRVTGSDGSKARYYVDGGFVQVAENVVTVLTGKTVPVADLDLATAEQQIAEAMKRAANTDELLELRDRAVEQGRAQLRLAQR, encoded by the coding sequence ATGGCTGAGTTACAATGCGTCGTCGTTACCCCGGAAGAAACGGCTGTCGAGCAAGTGGCTTCGTTTGTCGTTGTCCCGTTATTTGACGGCGAATTGGGAATCGGTGTCGGGCACAGTCCGATGATCGGTCGATTGGGATATGGTGAGATGCGAGTCACCGGTTCCGATGGCTCGAAGGCTCGCTACTATGTCGATGGCGGGTTCGTGCAGGTTGCTGAAAATGTCGTGACCGTGCTGACGGGGAAAACGGTGCCGGTAGCGGATTTGGATTTGGCAACTGCCGAACAACAGATCGCGGAGGCGATGAAGCGGGCTGCCAACACGGATGAACTCCTAGAACTTCGAGATCGGGCCGTCGAACAGGGTCGCGCACAGCTTCGGCTCGCACAACGTTAG